The following proteins are encoded in a genomic region of Ornithodoros turicata isolate Travis chromosome 6, ASM3712646v1, whole genome shotgun sequence:
- the LOC135396881 gene encoding protein 5NUC-like produces MLLVYVLFVAVALCSAMPKAEGRDSSAVCTMKKGKGEDFTLTILHTNDIHSHFDESNQWGGPCTPKKNSTAHCVGGVTRLATLVKKMRKDYPDALLMNAGDTYQGSVWYTVLKDRIVSAVMKELKYDAVCLGNHEFDDGPAGLAPFLGNMTEVGTKVITTNVDISDEPILNGKEVLKSHIFCINGTKIGVLGAVTEETRTIASPGRVKIEDVIPALRKEGQKLKQQGAHIIVAITHTGYDVDPKIVKSVKTLDILVGGHTNTFLYNGTPPTNDKVEGDYPTVVRRDDGTIGLIVQDFWFAKYLGFLQVTFDSNGKVKSWKGNPIPVNHSYEEDEDMKNVLEPHRKIVIKAGKRPIGSSKVLLSADNKTCRLGECNMMNMVCDAFFAYYADQNSSEDMWSNVAAAVVNSGFARSSLPKSDKLTMFNVMKALPYESSLALLTLTGAQLRRMFEHGVAQFTITSDPRGEFLQVSGMKAVIDLGKESGSRVVSLQILCTKCLVPRYEDVDDTATYTIATTSYIVNGGDGFKFDDSVKVETKGVVDSEVYLPYIQKVSPLKTAVEGRITLLNFPNSTSVSGRSDQKWKYEIWV; encoded by the exons ATGTTGTTGGTATACGTCCTGTTCGTTGCTGTTGCACTTTGTAGTGCAATGCCAAAAGCAGAAGGGAGAGATTCTTCGGCAGTATGCACgatgaaaaaaggaaaaggtgaAGATTTTACCCTGACGATACTGCACACGAATGACATTCACAGTCACTTTGACGAGAGTAACCAATGGGGAGGTCCATGCACGCCCAAGAAGAACAGCACAGCGCACTGTGTCGGTGGTGTTACACGGCTGGCAACGTTG GTGAAAAAAATGAGGAAAGACTATCCCGATGCCCTGCTGATGAATGCTGGTGATACCTACCAAGGCAGTGTCTGGTACACTGTCTTAAAGGACAGAATAGTCTCTGCTGTAATGAAAGAACTGAAATATGACGCTGTT TGTCTTGGAAATCATGAGTTCGACGACGGTCCTGCTGGCCTGGCACCTTTTCTGGGGAACATGACCGAAGTTGGTACCAAGGTTATCACAACCAATGTCGACATCAGTGACGAGCCAATCCTGAATGGCAAGGAAGTATTGAAATCGCACATATTTTGCATTAACGGAACCAAAATTGGGGTGCTCGGAGCGGTTACGGAAGAGACACGAACCATTGCTTCACCTG GGCGAGTGAAAATTGAAGACGTAATCCCAGCCCTCAGAAAAGAAGGCCAGAAACTGAAACAGCAAGGCGCACATATCATTGTGGCGATCACGCACACTGGTTACGATGTCGATCCCAAAATAGTGAAGAGTGTCAAGACTTTGGACATCTTGGTTGGAGGACACACAAACACATTCTTGTACAATG GCACTCCACCTACGAATGACAAAGTCGAAGGTGACTATCCGACAGTGGTTAGAAGGGACGATGGAACTATAGGATTGATTGTGCAAGACTTTTGGTTTGCCAAGTACCTAGGATTCCTACAGGTTACCTTCGATAGTAACGGAAAGGTTAAGTCTTGGAAAGGCAATCCAATTCCAGTGAATCATTCATACGAAGAAG ATGAAGACATGAAGAATGTCTTGGAACCGCACCGCAAAATTGTGATCAAGGCTGGCAAGCGTCCAATCGGGAGCTCCAAAGTCCTGCTGTCTGCTGACAATAAAACGTGCCGTCTCGGAGAATGCAACATGATGAACATGGTCTGTGACGCCTTTTTCGCGTACTACGCTGACCAAAACTCTTCGGAAGACATGTGGTCCAACGTCGCCGCTGCTGTCGTCAATTCAGGATTCGCAAGATCATCACTTCCGAAAAGTG ACAAATTAACGATGTTCAACGTAATGAAGGCCCTCCCTTATGAATCAAGCCTTGCCCTCCTTACACTGACCGGTGCTCAACTTCGCCGTATGTTCGAGCACGGCGTTGCTCAGTTCACTATCACCAGCGATCCAAGAGGGGAATTCTTGCAGGTGTCAG GAATGAAAGCTGTCATTGACCTGGGGAAGGAGAGCGGAAGTAGGGTTGTAAGCCTGCAAATCCTGTGCACAAAATGCCTCGTGCCTCGATACGAAGATGTAGACGATACAGCCACGTACACAATTGCTACGACTTCGTACATAGTAAACGGTGGAGACGGCTTCAAATTCGACGATAGTGTCAAAGTGGAGACGAAAG GTGTGGTTGACAGCGAGGTGTATCTGCCATACATCCAGAAGGTATCCCCGCTGAAGACAGCAGTCGAAGGACGTATCACGCTACTCAACTTTCCCAACAGTACTTCCGTGTCCGGCCGATCTGATCAGAAGTGGAAGTACGAGATCTGGGTCTGA
- the LOC135396882 gene encoding uncharacterized protein LOC135396882 isoform X1, whose product MTGLRRREKKIRTLPSERQPFSRGQKKNKHIGINVDKVVHLIGRRRRRMFLQVDVDYMNARNRQRSFVMDDEWSMEDRLREVAIGFVTLVTAALFAFLLAFTAVHAFSGRNYKKRNLVPDWSHLRGQPRQSQNETNLRPSVDNTVVCTVGHTATYRRWYPVDSICTYIVYKHVFYDTNSASFLPSVNSDMAWTSFRVFLRQSRYLRLTSCLPSLEWQALLRLPEKLKQTYEHVAKRMKQTLSAKGLYGLAMLEVRAPVEQLPEISSALKGLRSGVPDLFLVLGISFVGVTDGNLPRALPTGVLDTLMTPLSMFILETHSQPYPGRPCRTAYSSAQNNYGNPEQNFTLKGAVRLLSHPAVLYVDPKATLRCISLSAAALVFKVYPHSQVQAAGLSCTSSVFEKVEKVCREPNVREDVDARATYGYTNETFFTYETNKDMSEKYGGTLQWLLDSERPACLAIYHIDMDDIHMSCARFSDRIRKLPYSARDLVANLRR is encoded by the exons ATGACCGGTCTGAGACGGAGGGAGAAGAAGATACGTACATTGCCCTCCGAGAGACAACCATTCTCCAGggggcagaagaagaacaagcaCATCGGTATCAACGTCGACAAGGTTGTtcatctcattggtagaagaagaagaagaatgttctTACAAGTTGACGTGGATTATATGAATGCCC GCAACCGACAGCGAAGCTTTGTCATGGATGACGAATGGAGTATGGAAGACAGACTGAGAGAAGTGGCCATTGGCTTTGTGACTCTCGTCACGGCTGCCCTGTTCGCGTTTCTGCTTGCCTTCACTGCAGTACACGCTTTCTCAG GTAGGAATTACAAGAAGAGAAATCTAGTCCCAGACTGGAGCCACCTTAGGGGTCAACCGCGTCAAAGTC AAAACGAGACAAACCTTCGGCCAAGCGTGGACAATACAGTCGTTTGCACCGTGGGTCACACAGCCACATATAGACGTTGGTACCCCGTGGACAGTATTTGCACCTATATTGTCTACAAGCACGTGTTCTATGACACAAATTCTGCGTCGTTCCTGCCTTCCGTGAACT CTGACATGGCCTGGACAAGCTTTCGCGTGTTTCTGCGCCAGTCCAGGTACTTGCGCCTGACTTCGTGTCTTCCATCTCTGGAGTGGCAAGCCCTTTTACGACTCCCCGAAAAACTCAAGCAAACCTACGAACACGTAGCGAAACGTATGAAGCAAACGCTGTCCGCTAAGGGACTCTACGGTCTTGCCATGCTGGAGGTCCGTGCTCCTGTTGAGCAGTTGCCCGAGATCAGCAGTGCTCTCAAG GGACTGCGCTCTGGAGTTCCAGACTTGTTTCTAGTTCTCGGCATATCGTTCGTTGGTGTGACGGACGGGAATCTTCCACGTGCACTGCCAACAGGTGTTTTGGACACTCTTATGAC CCCACTTAGTATGTTTATCCTGGAGACACATAGCCAGCCATACCCAGGACGGCCTTGTCGGACGGCATACTCTTCGGCCCAAAACAACTATGGGAATCCCGAACAGAATTTTACTCTC AAGGGCGCCGTTCGACTGTTGAGCCACCCAGCCGTGCTTTACGTGGATCCCAAAGCAACCCTACGGTGCATATCTCTATCAGCCGCAGCACTAGTTTTCAAGGTTTACCCCCACAGCCAGGTACAAGCTGCAGGACTGTCATGCACTTCGTCGGTTTTCGAGAAAGTTGAGAAG GTTTGTCGCGAACCAAACGTTCGAGAAGACGTCGACGCAAGAGCCACCTATGGGTACACCAATGAGACCTTCTTCACATACGAAACGAACAAGGACATGAGTGAAAAATACGGTGGCACTCTTCAGTGGCTCCTGGACAGTGAACGTCCTGCGTGCCTCGCCATATACCACATCGACATGGACGACATCCATATGAGCTGCGCAAGATTTTCTGACCGGATACGAAAGCTTCCTTATTCCGCTCGAGACCTAGTAGCGAATCTAAGGAGATAA
- the LOC135396882 gene encoding uncharacterized protein LOC135396882 isoform X2 — MTGLRRREKKIRTLPSERQPFSRGQKKNKHIGINVDKVVHLIGRRRRRMFLQVDVDYMNARNRQRSFVMDDEWSMEDRLREVAIGFVTLVTAALFAFLLAFTAVHAFSGRNYKKRNLVPDWSHLRGQPRQSQNETNLRPSVDNTVVCTVGHTATYRRWYPVDSICTYIVYKHVFYDTNSASFLPSVNSDMAWTSFRVFLRQSRYLRLTSCLPSLEWQALLRLPEKLKQTYEHVAKRMKQTLSAKGLYGLAMLEVRAPVEQLPEISSALKGLRSGVPDLFLVLGISFVGVTDGNLPRALPTGVLDTLMTPLSMFILETHSQPYPGRPCRTAYSSAQNNYGNPEQNFTLKGAVRLLSHPAVLYVDPKATLRCISLSAAALVFKVYPHSQVCREPNVREDVDARATYGYTNETFFTYETNKDMSEKYGGTLQWLLDSERPACLAIYHIDMDDIHMSCARFSDRIRKLPYSARDLVANLRR, encoded by the exons ATGACCGGTCTGAGACGGAGGGAGAAGAAGATACGTACATTGCCCTCCGAGAGACAACCATTCTCCAGggggcagaagaagaacaagcaCATCGGTATCAACGTCGACAAGGTTGTtcatctcattggtagaagaagaagaagaatgttctTACAAGTTGACGTGGATTATATGAATGCCC GCAACCGACAGCGAAGCTTTGTCATGGATGACGAATGGAGTATGGAAGACAGACTGAGAGAAGTGGCCATTGGCTTTGTGACTCTCGTCACGGCTGCCCTGTTCGCGTTTCTGCTTGCCTTCACTGCAGTACACGCTTTCTCAG GTAGGAATTACAAGAAGAGAAATCTAGTCCCAGACTGGAGCCACCTTAGGGGTCAACCGCGTCAAAGTC AAAACGAGACAAACCTTCGGCCAAGCGTGGACAATACAGTCGTTTGCACCGTGGGTCACACAGCCACATATAGACGTTGGTACCCCGTGGACAGTATTTGCACCTATATTGTCTACAAGCACGTGTTCTATGACACAAATTCTGCGTCGTTCCTGCCTTCCGTGAACT CTGACATGGCCTGGACAAGCTTTCGCGTGTTTCTGCGCCAGTCCAGGTACTTGCGCCTGACTTCGTGTCTTCCATCTCTGGAGTGGCAAGCCCTTTTACGACTCCCCGAAAAACTCAAGCAAACCTACGAACACGTAGCGAAACGTATGAAGCAAACGCTGTCCGCTAAGGGACTCTACGGTCTTGCCATGCTGGAGGTCCGTGCTCCTGTTGAGCAGTTGCCCGAGATCAGCAGTGCTCTCAAG GGACTGCGCTCTGGAGTTCCAGACTTGTTTCTAGTTCTCGGCATATCGTTCGTTGGTGTGACGGACGGGAATCTTCCACGTGCACTGCCAACAGGTGTTTTGGACACTCTTATGAC CCCACTTAGTATGTTTATCCTGGAGACACATAGCCAGCCATACCCAGGACGGCCTTGTCGGACGGCATACTCTTCGGCCCAAAACAACTATGGGAATCCCGAACAGAATTTTACTCTC AAGGGCGCCGTTCGACTGTTGAGCCACCCAGCCGTGCTTTACGTGGATCCCAAAGCAACCCTACGGTGCATATCTCTATCAGCCGCAGCACTAGTTTTCAAGGTTTACCCCCACAGCCAG GTTTGTCGCGAACCAAACGTTCGAGAAGACGTCGACGCAAGAGCCACCTATGGGTACACCAATGAGACCTTCTTCACATACGAAACGAACAAGGACATGAGTGAAAAATACGGTGGCACTCTTCAGTGGCTCCTGGACAGTGAACGTCCTGCGTGCCTCGCCATATACCACATCGACATGGACGACATCCATATGAGCTGCGCAAGATTTTCTGACCGGATACGAAAGCTTCCTTATTCCGCTCGAGACCTAGTAGCGAATCTAAGGAGATAA
- the LOC135398127 gene encoding uncharacterized protein LOC135398127 — MLVNIAVFGLCALATVSSAAEADDKAKQESPTEHPRVKKPFNLGINIPHIFNMKLLTGSEGTGLGIDIPAIFKLRLGSQHGTAAGLQGSKPGAGLLINLFGSDIVNSRRPPGYLRPEADYDTDLREAKKN; from the exons atgttggtgaaCATCGCCGTCTTCGGTCTCTGTGCGTTGgcgacagtgtcgtctgctgcagaagcagacgacaaagcgaAGCAGGAATCTCCGACGGAGCATCCCCGTGTCAAGAAACCCTTCAACCTTGGAATTAATATTCC ACACATCTTCAATATGAAGTTGCTGACTGGAAGTGAAGGTACCGG GTTGGGCATCGATATTCCCGCCATCTTCAAACTGAGGCTGGGAAGCCAACACGGGACAGCAGCAGGTCTTCAAGGATCGAAGCCCGGCGCAGGTCTTCTCATCAACTTGTTCGGCAGCGACATCGTAAACAGCAGGCGTCCACCCGGCTACCTCCGTCCAGAAGCTGACTACGACACGGACTTGAGGGAAGCCAAGAAGAACTGA